One genomic window of Vibrio mangrovi includes the following:
- a CDS encoding 30S ribosomal protein S6 modification protein: protein MQSHSKILVWYKVASQQVILGEAYQDMSDKLVSLWLDTPTEDGLISDLGYHMSLFGDDGRKIADKAISMLTADQLLGTEQQLLDTGKAGMRL from the coding sequence ATGCAGAGTCATTCGAAGATTCTTGTTTGGTACAAAGTTGCGAGTCAACAAGTGATCCTGGGAGAAGCTTATCAGGATATGAGTGATAAGCTGGTTTCTCTTTGGTTAGACACGCCGACAGAAGACGGGTTGATTAGCGATCTGGGATATCATATGTCACTATTTGGTGATGATGGACGTAAAATCGCCGATAAGGCAATCTCAATGCTGACAGCAGATCAACTGCTGGGAACAGAACAACAACTACTCGATACCGGAAAAGCCGGGATGCGGCTGTAA
- a CDS encoding CinA family nicotinamide mononucleotide deamidase-related protein, which produces MLKVAMLSTGEEVLHGDIQDTNATWLSNLFFEQGYPLTKRSTAGDNRQVLRDEILMLALNSDVLIVNGGLGPTGDDLSAAIAAEVAEQSLVLFPDWLEQMKTRFAQRNLVMAESNVKQAMLPEQATILDNPIGTACGFKIEIHGCLCYFTPGVPSEFKRMVREQVLPDLNQQFPEVSDLVCHRLYTLGTSESVLEDQLHQVELPDEYMLGFRSYLPFIEVKLFGPAGQDNEMYTLVEEIFSHLSECTVSIDQPMLAQLSQVMHEAGKTLAIAEQSTRGWLANWLFSDDEIYSLCGSSWVLSSKVSGKMSSQEPVAAALALASATKEKSETELALVSGELREDGFTLALSSSEGEWAQQLKFRREYSADERKILIGTIAADMLLRYLSSKPVFGQYSSTLSEKQIYIPAASL; this is translated from the coding sequence ATGCTTAAAGTTGCAATGCTTAGTACTGGCGAAGAAGTCCTCCATGGTGATATTCAGGATACGAATGCAACATGGTTATCCAATCTTTTTTTTGAGCAGGGTTATCCACTGACCAAGCGTTCAACAGCGGGAGATAATCGCCAGGTACTGCGTGATGAAATCCTGATGCTGGCCCTGAACTCTGATGTTCTGATTGTAAATGGAGGATTGGGTCCAACCGGCGATGATCTTTCTGCTGCAATAGCGGCAGAAGTTGCTGAGCAGTCACTGGTCTTGTTTCCTGACTGGCTTGAACAGATGAAAACTCGTTTTGCTCAGCGGAATCTGGTAATGGCGGAAAGCAACGTTAAGCAGGCAATGCTACCTGAGCAGGCGACTATTCTCGACAACCCTATTGGTACGGCGTGTGGATTTAAAATCGAGATTCACGGGTGTCTTTGTTACTTCACCCCGGGCGTACCATCTGAATTTAAACGTATGGTTCGCGAGCAGGTTCTGCCTGACCTAAACCAGCAGTTCCCTGAAGTCTCTGATCTGGTTTGCCACCGCTTATATACATTAGGTACATCTGAATCCGTATTAGAAGATCAGCTTCATCAGGTTGAACTTCCCGATGAATACATGTTGGGATTCCGGTCTTATCTGCCTTTTATTGAGGTTAAGTTATTTGGTCCCGCTGGTCAGGACAATGAAATGTATACTTTGGTGGAAGAAATTTTCTCTCATTTGTCCGAGTGTACGGTCAGTATTGATCAACCGATGCTGGCACAGCTTTCACAGGTGATGCATGAAGCCGGCAAGACATTGGCAATTGCTGAACAGTCAACCCGGGGCTGGCTTGCTAACTGGCTTTTCAGTGATGATGAAATTTATTCACTGTGTGGCAGTAGCTGGGTATTGAGTTCGAAAGTCTCAGGAAAAATGTCATCTCAGGAGCCGGTTGCAGCAGCGTTGGCGTTAGCAAGTGCAACCAAAGAGAAAAGTGAAACTGAGCTGGCGCTGGTTAGCGGAGAACTTCGTGAGGATGGTTTTACACTTGCGTTATCCTCATCTGAAGGGGAGTGGGCTCAACAGTTAAAATTCAGACGTGAATACAGTGCCGATGAACGAAAAATATTGATCGGAACGATTGCTGCGGATATGTTACTTCGTTATTTATCTTCTAAACCAGTCTTTGGACAGTATTCATCAACGCTGTCGGAGAAGCAGATCTACATTCCGGCGGCTTCCTTATAA
- the yfaE gene encoding class I ribonucleotide reductase maintenance protein YfaE, whose amino-acid sequence MPTIKINQTLTIESNNSQTLLESMEQAGLNVEYNCRDGHCGACRCKLSAGKIEYVGFAMAYTQSDEILPCICRAGSDEVELQEVHYQHKVKRA is encoded by the coding sequence ATGCCAACCATCAAAATCAACCAGACACTGACAATAGAGTCCAATAACTCTCAAACCTTACTTGAGAGCATGGAACAGGCAGGACTGAATGTTGAATATAATTGCAGAGACGGGCACTGTGGTGCCTGTCGCTGCAAATTATCAGCCGGAAAGATCGAGTATGTGGGTTTTGCGATGGCTTATACCCAGTCTGATGAAATATTACCTTGTATTTGCCGGGCAGGCAGTGATGAAGTAGAACTTCAGGAAGTTCACTACCAGCATAAAGTGAAGCGGGCTTAA